One genomic segment of Naumovozyma castellii chromosome 9, complete genome includes these proteins:
- the NCAS0I01310 gene encoding uncharacterized protein (ancestral locus Anc_3.320), with protein sequence MSSTIYNTKANFSHSTGSFLRSAPVELTTRAGYEDFIRKQNTADISTILEKDNGSQGYILKNNEVIATVSGEAKDYLYELAGN encoded by the coding sequence ATGTCGTCCACTATATACAACACCAAGGCTAACTTCTCACACTCCACTGGATCATTCCTAAGAAGCGCCCCCGTCGAGTTGACCACAAGGGCAGGCTACGAGGACTTCATCAGAAAGCAGAACACCGCTGATATATCTACCATCCTAGAGAAGGATAACGGATCCCAGGGTTACATATTGAAGAACAACGAGGTCATCGCCACCGTCTCAGGTGAGGCAAAGGACTATCTGTACGAGTTGGCCGGTAACTAA
- the NCAS0I01320 gene encoding KH domain-containing protein (ancestral locus Anc_3.318), with protein MTETTPIETAPLSEEQQPVSSPETTTTDSGSEQEQEQEQSPATSASNNIVTLKLLLSLAESAAIIGLKGARIQELKSTNHVNINISEKVPGCSDRILTCKGTLSGVANTIKDITVVLNKEITTPADKPSTFQFLNSKMAEPTLSDFQTLETLDHVRSVRLILSNVKISTIIGKQAATFKKICHDNDVRMVATRNFLPDSRERILEIQSDPEHIKKAVLDILEIITDNSNTALELNERIYTPHVGRAPNASHSNQQYQAVVMVPEYLVGAMMGHGGSRIANLRKFTKTSVKIEKNEEDETKRKFTILGNVEKNVKSAETMMMRNLDAEIERHHERRSHDENKNENDKSETTTAEETSNKPIAVEF; from the coding sequence ATGACTGAAACTACTCCTATTGAAACTGCCCCATTATctgaagaacaacaaccaGTCTCCTCCCCTGAGACCACTACTACCGATTCTGGTTctgaacaagaacaagaacaagaacaatcCCCAGCAACTTCTGCCAGCAACAACATCGTcactttgaaattattactCTCGTTAGCTGAATCCGCCGCAATAATAGGTTTAAAGGGTGCCagaattcaagaattgaaatctACAAACCATGTAAACATTAACATCTCAGAAAAGGTCCCTGGCTGTTCCGACAGAATCCTTACCTGCAAGGGTACTCTTTCGGGCGTCGCTAACACAATTAAAGACATTACTGTGGTCCTTAACAAGGAAATTACCACTCCAGCGGACAAACCATCcactttccaattcttgaaCTCCAAAATGGCTGAACCAACATTATCAGACTTCCAAACTTTGGAAACTCTCGACCATGTGAGAAGCGTGAGattaattctttccaatgTCAAAATCTCTACCATTATAGGGAAACAAGCAGCTACtttcaagaagatttgTCATGATAACGACGTTAGAATGGTCGCCACGAGAAACTTCTTGCCCGATAGCAGAGAACGTATCCTGGAAATCCAAAGTGATCCGGAACATATCAAGAAGGCCGTATTGGATATCTTGGAGATAATAACTGATAATAGTAACACTGCGTtggaattaaatgaaagaatatataCTCCACATGTCGGAAGGGCCCCCAATGCATCTCATTCAAATCAACAATATCAGGCGGTCGTGATGGTCCCTGAGTACCTTGTTGGTGCTATGATGGGTCATGGTGGATCTAGAATTGCAAACTTGAGAAAGTTTACCAAGACGTCTGtgaaaattgaaaaaaacgAAGAGGATGAAACAAAGAGAAAGTTCACCATTTTGGGGAACGTCGAAAAGAATGTCAAGTCCGCTGAAACTATGATGATGAGAAATTTGGACgcagaaattgaaagacatcatgaaagaagaagtcatgatgaaaataagaatgaaaatgataaatcaGAAACTACCACTGCTGAGGAAACTTCAAATAAACCAATCGCAGTGGAATTTTAG
- the AAC3 gene encoding ADP/ATP carrier protein AAC3 (ancestral locus Anc_3.316), producing MSMTDLMFANFENESLHYVSNGQDHKIQSNTIMSTEKPQSNFAIDFLMGGVSAAVAKTAASPIERVKLLIQNQNEMLKQGTLDTKYKGIVDCFRRTAQQEGIISFWRGNTANVIRYFPTQALNFAFKDKIKLMFGFKKEDGYGKWFAGNLASGGAAGGLSLLFVYSLDFARTRLAADSKSSKKGGSRQFNGLIDVYKKTLKSDGVAGLYRGFLPSVVGIIVYRGLYFGLYDSIKPVLLTGSLEGSFLASFLLGWVVTTGASTCSYPLDTVRRKMMMTSGQAVKYKGAFDCFKKIVAAEGVASLFKGCGANILRGVAGAGVISMYDQLQMILFGKKFK from the coding sequence ATGTCAATGACTGATTTAATGTTCGCCAACTTCGAGAATGAGTCTTTGCATTATGTTTCAAATGGGCAAGACCACAAGATACAAAGTAATACGATAATGAGTACCGAGAAACCTCAATCCAATTTTGCCATTGACTTTTTAATGGGTGGTGTTTCTGCCGCTGTCGCCAAGACAGCAGCATCACCTATTGAAAGagttaaattattaattcaaaatcaaaatgaAATGCTTAAGCAAGGTACCCTAGACACCAAGTACAAGGGTATTGTTGATTGTTTCAGAAGAACCGCTCAACAAGAAGGtataatttcattttggaGAGGTAACACGGCCAATGTTATTAGATATTTCCCAACACAAGCATTGAATTTTGCCTTTAAAGACAAGATTAAATTGATGTTTGGATTTAAGAAGGAAGATGGTTATGGGAAATGGTTTGCCGGTAATTTAGCCTCTGGTGGTGCTGCTGGTGggttatcattattatttgtttacTCTTTAGATTTTGCTAGAACTAGATTGGCCGCtgattccaaatcttcCAAGAAGGGTGGTTCTAGACAATTCAATGGGTTAATCGATGTTTACAAGAAGACTTTGAAATCTGATGGTGTTGCTGGTTTATACAGAGGGTTCTTACCATCAGTTGTTGGTATTATCGTTTACAGAGGTTTGTATTTTGGTCTTTATGACTCCATTAAACCTGTGCTATTGACAGGTTCTCTTGAAGGTTCCTTCTTAGCTTCATTCTTGTTGGGTTGGGTTGTCACTACAGGTGCTTCTACATGTTCTTACCCCTTGGATACTgtgagaagaaaaatgatgatgacatCTGGCCAAGCGGTTAAATATAAGGGTGCCTTTGATTGTTTCAAGAAGATTGTTGCCGCTGAAGGTGTCGCATCTTTGTTCAAGGGTTGTGGTGCCAATATCTTGAGAGGTGTTGCCGGTGCTGGTGTCATCTCCATGTACGATCAATTGCAAATGATCTTATTTGGTAAGAAGTTCAAATGA
- the RPL19A gene encoding 60S ribosomal protein eL19 (ancestral locus Anc_3.312): MANLRTQKRLAASVIGVGKGKVWLDPNETSELAQANSRDAIRRLVKNGTIVKKAVTVHSRSRTRAHALSKRNGRHTGYGKRKGTKEARLPSQVVWIRRLRVLRRLLAKYRDAGKIDKHLYHVLYKEAKGNAFKHKRALVEHIIQAKADAQREKALSEEAEARRLKNRAARERRAQRINEKREALLKEDA; the protein is encoded by the exons AT GGCTAACTTACGTACTCAAAAGAGACTTGCCGCTTCTGTCATCGGTGTTGGTAAGGGAAAGGTCTGGTTAGACCCTAACGAAACTTCTGAATTGGCTCAAGCTAACTCCAGAGATGCCATCAGAAGATTGGTTAAGAACGGTACCATCGTCAAGAAGGCCGTCACTGTCCACTCCAGATCTAGAACTAGAGCTCACGCTTTATCTAAGAGAAATGGTCGTCACACTGGTTACGGTAAGAGAAAGGGTACCAAGGAAGCTCGTTTGCCATCCCAAGTTGTCTGGATCAGAAGATTACGTGTCTTGAGAAGATTATTGGCTAAGTACAGAGATGCCGGTAAGATTGACAAGCACTTATACCATGTCTTGTACAAGGAAGCTAAGGGTAACGCTTTCAAGCACAAGAGAGCTTTAGTTGAACACATTATCCAAGCCAAGGCTGATGCTCAACGTGAAAAGGCTTTGTCTGAAGAAGCTGAAGCTagaagattgaagaacaGAGCTGCTCGTGAAAGAAGAGCTCAAAGAATCAATGAAAAGAGAGAAGCTTTGTTGAAGGAAGATGCTTAA